In the Campylobacter showae genome, one interval contains:
- a CDS encoding TOBE domain-containing protein has translation MFSARNQLQAQITEVREGAVNSLIVAKLQGGETVKATVTVDSQKALDLVAGKKVVYLFKASSIIVAKGENGLKLSATNQLKGKVVKVVEGAVNAEVDIEIAGGDKLSAIITNESAKNLSLKAGDEVTAIIKASHIIIGA, from the coding sequence ATGTTTAGCGCAAGAAATCAACTACAAGCTCAAATCACGGAGGTAAGAGAGGGAGCGGTAAACTCTCTAATCGTAGCAAAATTGCAAGGCGGAGAGACCGTAAAAGCAACCGTAACAGTAGATAGCCAAAAGGCTCTAGATCTAGTAGCAGGTAAAAAGGTAGTTTATCTATTTAAAGCTTCTTCTATCATAGTAGCTAAAGGCGAGAACGGTCTAAAGCTAAGCGCTACTAACCAACTAAAAGGTAAAGTAGTAAAAGTAGTAGAGGGCGCGGTAAACGCCGAAGTAGATATCGAGATAGCAGGCGGAGATAAACTAAGCGCCATCATCACTAACGAATCTGCTAAAAACCTATCTCTAAAAGCAGGCGATGAAGTAACGGCTATCATTAAAGCTAGCCATATCATCATCGGTGCTTAA
- a CDS encoding thiamine biosynthesis protein ThiG, which yields MKFKFLLCIDDTDELGGEISTGLLAEEIAAFAGSFAPVSFVTRHQLLLDPRINYTSHNSCMCFEAWLTKEQKSQVLDFATRLLERKSAPSAEPGIAAAFEKDIVNAAKLINFGKRAKEIFLSTEQAFETASTQNVFLKELKSGARGVIGALAGIGLRLSGNDGKIRGKFELKESNLSVAELLGLNFIEAVADENFKPLSPDERINLIGALKPVFLDFKATLLVKKEASGGFRNLSLKELRGF from the coding sequence ATGAAATTTAAATTTCTACTTTGCATCGACGACACGGATGAGCTAGGCGGCGAAATTTCTACGGGCTTGCTTGCCGAAGAGATCGCTGCCTTTGCGGGCTCGTTCGCGCCAGTTTCATTCGTCACGCGCCATCAGCTTTTGCTCGATCCTCGCATAAACTACACCTCGCACAACAGCTGCATGTGCTTTGAAGCCTGGCTTACAAAGGAGCAAAAGTCGCAAGTGCTGGATTTCGCGACCCGGCTATTAGAACGCAAAAGCGCGCCGAGTGCAGAGCCCGGTATCGCGGCGGCCTTTGAAAAAGATATCGTAAATGCGGCTAAGCTTATAAATTTCGGCAAGAGAGCAAAGGAGATATTTTTAAGCACAGAGCAGGCATTTGAGACAGCAAGCACACAAAACGTATTTTTAAAAGAGCTAAAAAGCGGCGCTCGTGGCGTCATCGGCGCGTTAGCTGGCATAGGGCTGAGGCTTAGCGGAAACGACGGCAAGATCAGAGGCAAATTTGAACTAAAAGAGTCAAATTTGAGCGTAGCCGAGCTTTTGGGATTAAATTTTATCGAGGCGGTCGCGGATGAAAATTTTAAACCTCTCTCGCCTGATGAACGCATAAATTTAATCGGCGCGCTAAAGCCGGTGTTTTTGGATTTTAAGGCGACCTTGCTCGTCAAAAAAGAAGCTAGCGGCGGCTTTAGAAACTTAAGCCTAAAAGAGCTTCGGGGTTTTTGA
- a CDS encoding class I SAM-dependent methyltransferase, with amino-acid sequence MILPSNYDEIDFDALYKAQKARSSFGKKFAEDWDKKAPSFNEGVMKSAYAQEFIDKVDFTGVSTLLDFACGAGALSVLAAERADQIYGYDFSPKMLEFARQNAQIYGTKNVKFAQKAFEDDWSDVPECDVVLASRCLEVDDLKAALNKLLSKTKKSLYITFKVGGSFVDDEILDAIGRKVEQKPDFVYLLNILFQMGYLPSLSYIKAKCHAGPEASAQELIQKTRWGLGGELSEAEEARLAEYFNSGEYKPRQGFMHWAFVQVDKNG; translated from the coding sequence ATGATTTTACCTTCAAACTACGACGAGATCGACTTTGACGCGCTTTATAAGGCACAAAAGGCAAGAAGCTCATTCGGCAAAAAATTTGCCGAGGACTGGGACAAAAAGGCGCCCAGCTTCAACGAGGGCGTGATGAAAAGCGCCTACGCGCAAGAATTTATAGATAAGGTCGATTTTACAGGCGTTTCTACGCTGCTTGACTTTGCGTGCGGAGCGGGTGCGCTAAGCGTGCTGGCGGCGGAAAGGGCGGATCAAATTTACGGCTACGACTTTTCGCCTAAGATGCTAGAGTTTGCCAGGCAAAACGCTCAAATTTACGGCACTAAAAACGTTAAATTTGCGCAAAAAGCCTTTGAGGACGACTGGTCGGACGTGCCTGAGTGCGACGTGGTTTTGGCCTCGCGCTGCCTTGAGGTGGACGATCTAAAAGCTGCGCTTAATAAGCTTCTTTCAAAGACCAAAAAATCGCTTTACATCACGTTTAAGGTCGGCGGTAGCTTCGTGGACGATGAGATTTTGGATGCGATAGGGCGCAAGGTGGAGCAAAAGCCCGACTTCGTCTATCTTCTAAACATCTTGTTTCAAATGGGCTATTTGCCAAGCCTTAGCTATATAAAGGCCAAGTGCCATGCGGGCCCGGAAGCAAGCGCACAGGAGCTCATACAAAAGACGCGCTGGGGGCTTGGCGGCGAGCTAAGCGAAGCGGAGGAGGCGCGGCTAGCGGAGTATTTTAACAGCGGCGAATACAAACCAAGGCAAGGATTTATGCACTGGGCGTTCGTGCAGGTAGATAAAAACGGTTAA
- a CDS encoding molybdopterin biosynthesis protein MoeB, whose product MRSSFNEKGEFRFGKFNYEKARETAESCVKFKPDNDEEEMTCGGEISCYDCAFRRWSAESFTCAIFPKT is encoded by the coding sequence ATGCGCTCAAGCTTTAACGAAAAAGGCGAGTTTAGATTCGGCAAATTTAACTACGAAAAAGCGCGCGAAACCGCCGAGAGCTGCGTAAAATTTAAACCCGACAACGATGAAGAAGAGATGACCTGCGGCGGCGAGATTAGCTGCTACGACTGCGCTTTTAGACGCTGGAGCGCGGAGAGTTTTACTTGCGCGATTTTTCCGAAAACTTAA
- the fdhD gene encoding formate dehydrogenase accessory sulfurtransferase FdhD codes for MQPIFTTQITKFKGAQKSAVDDILVREIKLEIYINGKRFGALMATPTDQEALAAGYLISENLIASPEDIESIELSGDALSVRVKAKINEKRLEQFDEEKVIISGCGRSSTANIDPEAMATRSIKADVKFHKDEILRQMGQFYTQCELYEMTGCVHTAKLFVSGEQFYIGEDIAQHNTIDKAVGKAVLAGSQLQNSFLMVSGRLSSEMVAKAVMHGIPVLVSRTAPTSLGVVIARKFNLTLCGFARGENINVYSGAERIYE; via the coding sequence ATGCAACCTATTTTTACGACCCAAATCACCAAATTTAAAGGCGCGCAAAAAAGCGCCGTTGATGATATTTTGGTGCGCGAGATCAAGCTTGAGATCTACATAAACGGCAAGCGTTTCGGCGCGCTCATGGCGACACCGACCGATCAGGAGGCTCTAGCTGCGGGTTATCTCATCAGCGAAAATTTGATCGCAAGCCCTGAGGATATCGAGAGTATAGAGCTTTCAGGCGACGCTTTAAGCGTGCGGGTAAAGGCTAAAATAAACGAAAAACGCCTCGAGCAGTTTGACGAGGAAAAAGTGATAATCAGCGGCTGCGGGCGTAGCTCGACGGCAAACATCGACCCTGAGGCTATGGCGACGCGCTCTATAAAAGCCGACGTAAAATTTCACAAAGACGAAATTTTGCGCCAGATGGGGCAGTTTTACACGCAGTGCGAGCTTTACGAGATGACGGGCTGCGTGCACACGGCCAAGCTTTTCGTGAGCGGCGAGCAGTTTTACATCGGCGAGGATATCGCTCAGCACAACACCATAGATAAAGCCGTCGGCAAAGCGGTACTAGCAGGCTCGCAGCTGCAAAATTCGTTTTTGATGGTGAGCGGCAGGCTCAGCTCCGAGATGGTCGCAAAAGCGGTCATGCACGGCATTCCCGTGCTCGTCTCGCGCACGGCTCCGACTAGCCTTGGCGTCGTGATAGCGCGTAAATTTAACCTCACGCTGTGCGGCTTCGCGCGCGGCGAAAACATAAACGTATATAGCGGCGCGGAGAGAATCTATGAGTGA
- a CDS encoding M48 family metallopeptidase: MQSDVKIIKKDVKNITLKVRPNGEAILTAPNSANDEHIKFIMQKRAQWIAKKRAFFASFKTPQKEYVSGEDFSYLGRSYRLKVVQSKEERVKLQRVYLELFVKDKSDLKRKENLVYEWYYEKATLYFFNILQEFNKIVKQDIKSVKIRQMKTRWGSCNPYKSYINLNIELIKKPKACIEYVVFHELVHLLYPDHSKKFYDYLTLYMPDWQKRKENLERAVSQNIFAT, from the coding sequence ATGCAAAGTGACGTAAAAATCATCAAAAAAGATGTAAAAAATATCACTTTAAAAGTTAGGCCAAACGGCGAAGCGATACTAACTGCGCCAAATTCGGCAAACGATGAGCATATAAAATTTATCATGCAAAAAAGAGCCCAGTGGATAGCTAAAAAGCGTGCGTTTTTTGCTTCGTTTAAGACGCCGCAAAAAGAGTATGTAAGCGGCGAGGATTTTAGCTATCTTGGGCGAAGCTACCGGCTAAAAGTGGTGCAGTCTAAGGAGGAGCGCGTAAAGCTACAAAGAGTTTATCTGGAGCTATTTGTAAAAGATAAAAGCGACCTAAAGCGAAAAGAAAATTTAGTTTATGAGTGGTATTATGAAAAGGCAACGTTATATTTTTTTAACATTTTGCAAGAGTTTAACAAGATAGTAAAGCAAGATATCAAAAGCGTAAAAATAAGGCAGATGAAAACAAGATGGGGAAGCTGCAATCCATATAAATCATATATAAATTTAAACATAGAGCTTATAAAAAAGCCAAAGGCGTGTATCGAGTACGTCGTATTTCATGAGCTTGTTCATCTTTTGTATCCCGACCACTCAAAGAAATTTTATGACTATCTGACGCTTTATATGCCCGACTGGCAAAAACGCAAGGAAAATTTAGAGAGAGCTGTGTCTCAAAATATTTTTGCGACCTGA
- a CDS encoding FecCD family ABC transporter permease encodes MSKKAFAFLALLLALCVAGSLLLGKYGFGVEDYARYALTLLRGESLKDFEVMHTLLLEIRLPRILACVLIGASLAISGAAYQAMFVNPLVSPSILGVLSGAGFGAAVGMFFKFNEYLIQLSTFGFGFLAVAVALGVSALYSRSGSVIVLVLGGVISGSLFTSLLSVLKYAADPNDALPAITYFLMGSLGFASKSFIQISILPMCAGILLLALSGKYLNALSLGEEEAKSLGVNVARVKIFIILVATFVSALSVTIAGIIGWIGLIVPHIARFIFGADNRAVLANSAMIGAIFLLFCDSFSRLVFTFEIPIGIVTSLFGIPMFIIVLRRAKRSF; translated from the coding sequence ATGAGCAAAAAGGCGTTTGCGTTTTTAGCCCTGCTGCTGGCGCTTTGCGTCGCGGGCTCGCTGCTGCTCGGTAAATACGGCTTTGGCGTAGAGGACTACGCACGCTACGCCCTGACGCTACTGCGGGGCGAAAGCTTAAAAGATTTCGAGGTCATGCACACGCTCTTGCTCGAGATCCGCCTGCCGCGAATACTTGCGTGCGTGCTCATCGGCGCGAGTCTGGCAATCAGCGGCGCGGCGTATCAGGCGATGTTCGTAAACCCGCTCGTAAGCCCCTCAATACTAGGCGTTCTAAGCGGCGCGGGATTTGGCGCGGCGGTAGGGATGTTTTTCAAATTTAACGAGTATTTGATCCAGCTTAGCACATTCGGCTTTGGTTTTCTTGCCGTAGCCGTGGCGCTTGGCGTCTCGGCGCTGTATTCGCGCAGCGGTAGCGTCATCGTGCTGGTGCTGGGCGGCGTCATCAGCGGCTCGCTCTTTACTTCGCTGCTCTCGGTGCTAAAATACGCCGCAGACCCCAACGACGCGCTTCCGGCGATCACCTATTTTTTGATGGGGAGCCTCGGCTTTGCGTCTAAAAGTTTTATCCAAATTTCAATCCTGCCGATGTGCGCGGGCATTTTGCTGCTGGCGCTTAGCGGCAAATACCTAAACGCGCTAAGCCTTGGCGAGGAGGAGGCAAAGAGCCTGGGCGTAAACGTGGCGCGAGTTAAAATTTTCATCATCCTCGTCGCAACCTTCGTTAGCGCGCTTAGCGTGACGATCGCGGGCATCATCGGCTGGATCGGGCTTATCGTGCCGCACATCGCGCGCTTTATCTTCGGCGCAGACAACCGCGCTGTGCTCGCTAACTCGGCGATGATCGGCGCGATATTTTTGCTCTTTTGCGACAGCTTCTCGCGGCTCGTTTTTACCTTTGAGATCCCCATCGGCATCGTGACCTCGCTATTTGGCATACCGATGTTTATCATCGTGCTGCGCCGCGCCAAGAGGAGCTTTTGA
- a CDS encoding aminotransferase class V-fold PLP-dependent enzyme — MANLDEIRKNIILKPSVHYFDYTASGLAYEPVEREIAQALKTYANTHSDSSSSAIITQRHYEGARESLKKLLGLDERFYLIACGQGATAAIKKFQEILGIYLPPATRGAIGEANLRAAQLPLVLVSPYEHHSNELSFREGLCDYLRVPLSESGEIDLLALERILKINAGRRIIGSFSAASNVTGVVSDYKKISELIRAAGGIVAFDCAALSSHANLDCDHFDAIFLSPHKLLGGVASCGLLAIKKELLNSDVPTFAAGGTVAYASREGHVFLKNPEQLEEGGTPPIIGLMRANLAYALRNEVGFERIKSAEDELARLFESELDSIDKVINYAPKGAPRLPIISFNVRGVSAYDFAASLSNDFGIQTRAGVMCAGPYAHDLLGIKEGRMPEAKPGFVRVSLHYTHTEQDVLYLVGAIKSCIKKHRELWGEEKAMYEMFGGKI, encoded by the coding sequence ATGGCAAATTTAGACGAAATACGAAAAAATATCATCTTAAAACCGAGCGTGCATTATTTTGACTACACTGCTTCGGGGCTTGCTTATGAGCCCGTAGAGCGCGAGATAGCGCAGGCCCTCAAAACCTACGCCAACACCCACTCCGACAGTAGCTCCAGCGCCATCATCACGCAGCGGCACTACGAGGGCGCGAGAGAGAGCCTAAAAAAGCTGCTAGGGCTTGACGAGCGGTTTTATCTCATCGCCTGCGGACAGGGCGCGACGGCCGCGATCAAAAAATTTCAAGAGATACTGGGCATCTACCTGCCGCCTGCGACCAGAGGCGCGATCGGCGAGGCAAATTTACGCGCCGCACAGCTTCCGCTCGTGCTCGTTTCGCCATACGAACACCACTCAAACGAGCTTAGTTTCCGCGAGGGGCTTTGCGACTACCTGCGAGTGCCGCTTAGCGAGTCCGGCGAGATCGATCTGCTAGCACTCGAGCGCATTTTGAAGATTAACGCGGGACGCCGCATCATCGGCTCGTTTAGCGCCGCCTCAAACGTCACGGGCGTCGTCAGCGATTATAAAAAAATCAGCGAGCTAATCAGAGCCGCGGGCGGCATCGTGGCCTTTGACTGCGCGGCGCTGAGCTCGCACGCAAATTTAGACTGCGATCATTTCGACGCGATTTTCCTCTCGCCGCATAAGCTACTCGGCGGAGTCGCAAGCTGTGGGCTTTTGGCGATCAAAAAGGAGCTGCTTAACAGCGACGTGCCGACGTTTGCCGCGGGCGGGACGGTCGCCTACGCTAGCCGCGAAGGGCATGTGTTTTTGAAAAATCCCGAACAGCTAGAGGAAGGCGGTACGCCGCCCATCATCGGGCTAATGCGAGCAAATTTAGCCTACGCGCTGCGAAACGAGGTGGGATTTGAGAGGATAAAAAGCGCAGAGGACGAGCTAGCGCGGCTTTTTGAGAGCGAGCTTGATAGTATAGACAAGGTCATAAACTACGCTCCAAAGGGCGCTCCGCGGCTGCCGATAATTTCCTTTAACGTGCGTGGCGTCTCGGCGTATGATTTCGCCGCGAGCCTTAGCAACGACTTCGGTATCCAGACGCGCGCGGGCGTGATGTGCGCTGGCCCGTACGCTCACGATCTGCTGGGTATCAAGGAGGGGCGCATGCCAGAAGCCAAGCCCGGCTTCGTGCGCGTGAGCCTGCACTACACGCACACCGAGCAAGACGTGCTATATCTAGTTGGCGCGATAAAATCTTGCATCAAAAAGCACCGCGAGCTTTGGGGCGAGGAAAAGGCGATGTATGAGATGTTCGGCGGGAAAATTTAA
- a CDS encoding TonB-dependent receptor plug domain-containing protein encodes MKRIGLIACCAAMALHGEVFTLGQVEVVESVGGVQKSDTNVVVLDEQKLQRDEIKRLSEVAYSTPGVYVDKKGPRAEQNFYVRGFDARRVPLYIDGIPVYIPYDGNADFGRFTTFDLSQINISKGSSSVLYGPNTMGGAINLITKKPTKELEGSVGYGFETGRNSKTYGNNVDFNIGTKQELFYVQAGGSYMEDAGQQMSRKFKGDVNGNEDGGRRDDSVQRDKKISFKVGFTPNETDEYAITYVNQKGEKEQPMYAGRYTTFTQRDRLWEWPRWDRESVYFHSHTQFASSLYINTKAFADEFKNEMYDISNLEDSKYKDKSHGFGLELGGDIGDRDTIKFATSYKKDKHSGYKIHYTGRFGTEPTVNFVDKTYSFALENTYKFSEYTKFIVGASYDIRDAVRAEDYIQFRGGGGGRNNPANYKLTSFDVGKKHAFNYQAAIKHSFDGNDELSVSYAKKTYFPSMKDRYSERFGRNFANPYLKPEVANHYEIGYQRNFGEFLRLETALFYSRVKDAIGTASVTKFAQTREMNVNVDKAYYKGFELGAAYFATQNLELGGNYTYMSTKYKENGKNALVYDLPRHKGFLYADYKFMPKLSLYLSQELSSSRWSRVSTGRTTHIDHKTAGFGATNVKFIYKPTESLSVEAGISNLFDKNYEYREGYPEEGRVFFTNLRYKF; translated from the coding sequence ATGAAAAGGATTGGCCTGATCGCCTGCTGTGCTGCGATGGCCCTGCACGGCGAAGTGTTTACACTGGGACAAGTCGAAGTCGTAGAAAGTGTAGGCGGCGTGCAAAAAAGCGACACGAACGTGGTTGTTTTGGACGAGCAAAAATTGCAACGAGACGAGATAAAGCGTCTCTCGGAGGTCGCTTACAGCACGCCGGGCGTATACGTAGATAAAAAGGGTCCGCGCGCCGAGCAAAATTTCTACGTTCGCGGCTTTGACGCGCGCAGAGTGCCGCTTTATATCGACGGTATTCCTGTTTATATCCCGTATGACGGTAACGCAGACTTTGGACGATTTACGACATTTGATCTAAGCCAAATCAACATCTCAAAAGGCTCTAGCTCCGTGCTCTACGGTCCAAACACGATGGGCGGCGCGATAAATTTAATCACCAAAAAACCGACTAAAGAACTCGAAGGAAGCGTCGGCTACGGCTTTGAAACCGGCAGAAACTCCAAGACCTACGGCAATAACGTCGATTTTAATATCGGCACCAAACAGGAGCTATTTTACGTGCAAGCGGGCGGTAGCTATATGGAGGATGCAGGACAGCAGATGTCTCGTAAATTTAAAGGAGACGTAAACGGCAACGAGGATGGCGGCAGACGCGACGACTCGGTACAAAGGGATAAAAAAATAAGCTTTAAAGTAGGCTTCACGCCAAATGAAACAGACGAATACGCCATCACTTATGTAAATCAAAAAGGCGAAAAAGAGCAGCCTATGTATGCCGGTAGATACACGACTTTCACTCAAAGAGACCGTTTGTGGGAGTGGCCGCGATGGGATAGAGAGAGTGTTTATTTTCACTCGCATACGCAGTTTGCAAGTAGTCTTTATATAAACACTAAAGCTTTTGCGGATGAGTTTAAGAACGAGATGTACGACATAAGCAATTTAGAAGATAGCAAGTACAAAGATAAATCGCACGGCTTTGGCTTGGAGCTTGGCGGCGATATAGGCGATAGAGATACGATTAAATTTGCTACGAGCTACAAAAAAGATAAGCACTCCGGATACAAGATACACTATACGGGAAGATTCGGCACCGAACCGACCGTAAACTTTGTGGATAAGACTTATAGCTTTGCGCTTGAAAATACATATAAATTTAGCGAGTATACTAAATTTATCGTAGGCGCTAGCTATGATATCAGAGATGCCGTAAGGGCCGAAGACTATATCCAGTTTCGAGGCGGCGGAGGCGGCAGAAACAATCCAGCCAACTACAAGCTGACTTCGTTTGACGTAGGCAAAAAACACGCTTTTAATTATCAAGCTGCGATCAAACACAGCTTTGACGGCAATGATGAGCTGAGCGTAAGCTATGCCAAGAAAACGTATTTTCCTAGCATGAAAGATAGATATAGCGAGAGGTTTGGGCGAAATTTTGCAAATCCATACCTAAAACCAGAAGTAGCAAATCACTATGAGATCGGATACCAAAGAAATTTCGGCGAGTTTTTAAGGCTTGAGACGGCACTGTTTTACTCAAGAGTGAAAGACGCTATAGGAACTGCGAGCGTCACCAAATTCGCACAAACCAGAGAGATGAACGTAAACGTCGACAAGGCTTATTATAAAGGCTTCGAGCTTGGTGCAGCCTATTTTGCAACGCAAAATTTAGAGCTAGGCGGCAACTATACTTATATGAGCACAAAGTACAAAGAAAACGGCAAAAATGCTTTAGTATATGATCTGCCAAGGCATAAAGGATTTTTGTATGCAGATTATAAATTTATGCCAAAACTTAGCCTATATCTCTCTCAAGAGTTAAGCTCAAGTCGTTGGTCTAGAGTATCTACCGGCAGAACTACGCATATAGATCATAAAACGGCCGGCTTTGGCGCGACCAACGTCAAATTTATCTACAAACCGACCGAAAGCCTAAGCGTCGAGGCCGGTATATCAAATTTGTTTGATAAAAACTACGAGTATAGAGAAGGTTATCCGGAAGAGGGAAGGGTGTTTTTCACAAATTTGAGATATAAATTCTAA
- a CDS encoding winged helix-turn-helix domain-containing protein encodes MSEQIQGLIEKLLNPKGRLDCGAAFKIASKLGVEIGEVSDEAEKMGVKIDNCELGQFGGLENGRGKYTVMTQLKQMTDEKDRILCKDARDAAAGVGLKTIRSTLKDYKIDVKYCQLGCFKEKKGKKMRVKTKTWIENDEGELIFGKGKTEVLDVIAEVGSISKAAEILGMNYKKCWNHLQILQKNLKEELFTTKQGGGENAGTTLNERAHELINAYRQLQNDIEDFADKRFKELFLKKDETNDKKK; translated from the coding sequence ATGAGTGAGCAAATCCAGGGGCTGATCGAAAAACTATTAAATCCAAAAGGTAGGCTAGACTGCGGAGCGGCGTTTAAGATCGCCTCAAAGCTAGGCGTAGAGATCGGTGAGGTTAGCGACGAGGCCGAAAAGATGGGCGTAAAGATAGACAACTGCGAGCTGGGGCAGTTTGGCGGGCTAGAAAACGGGCGCGGCAAATACACCGTGATGACGCAGCTAAAACAGATGACCGACGAAAAGGACAGGATACTGTGCAAAGACGCTAGAGACGCGGCTGCGGGCGTGGGACTAAAGACGATCCGCTCGACGCTAAAAGACTATAAAATCGACGTAAAATACTGCCAGTTGGGGTGTTTTAAGGAGAAGAAAGGAAAGAAGATGAGAGTAAAAACCAAAACTTGGATAGAAAACGACGAGGGCGAGCTGATATTCGGCAAGGGCAAAACCGAAGTCCTAGATGTCATCGCCGAGGTCGGCTCGATCTCAAAGGCCGCCGAAATCCTAGGCATGAACTATAAAAAATGCTGGAATCATCTGCAAATTTTGCAAAAAAATCTAAAAGAGGAGCTCTTCACCACCAAACAAGGCGGCGGCGAGAACGCCGGCACGACGCTAAACGAGCGTGCACACGAGCTCATAAACGCCTATAGGCAGCTACAAAACGATATCGAGGACTTTGCGGATAAGCGCTTTAAGGAGCTGTTTTTGAAAAAAGACGAGACAAACGATAAAAAGAAATAA
- a CDS encoding ABC transporter substrate-binding protein, with protein MFKKIILFFFAFLGFCFAMTSEQIKDYIAQNSENIEQLQGTQSKIYASSPPLLYMLYALDPAKISGSNFEWNDYERPYVKKEVQEQPVVGGFFGQGKIPNAEMLLRLNPDLILVNASSRNTKKMSEVFGSIKKPILYLSATKLEDYLDGFEILGEVTGKQERAAQLIGYAKESLNLTAQIEEYIKKNNLQKVKIYYAQGGDGLATECEGSWHATLIERAGAQNVHKCSEDPNAKSFGRVKISFEQLVKYDPDVILVYEKELFDKIYGDPKWRLLGAVKNKKAYYIPREPFSWFDRPPSFMRFLGLKWLINLTYPDAFKFDMVAETREFYKLFLDLELTGEQIYKILGCTE; from the coding sequence ATGTTTAAAAAAATTATCTTGTTTTTCTTTGCGTTTTTGGGCTTTTGCTTTGCGATGACGTCTGAGCAGATCAAAGACTACATCGCCCAAAACAGCGAAAACATAGAGCAGTTGCAAGGCACTCAGTCTAAAATTTACGCGAGCTCGCCGCCGCTTTTATATATGCTTTACGCGCTTGATCCAGCTAAAATCAGCGGATCAAATTTCGAGTGGAACGACTACGAGCGGCCCTACGTCAAAAAAGAGGTGCAAGAGCAGCCTGTCGTGGGCGGCTTTTTCGGCCAGGGCAAGATCCCAAACGCCGAGATGCTGCTGCGTCTAAACCCAGATCTCATCCTCGTAAACGCAAGCTCGCGCAACACCAAAAAGATGAGCGAGGTTTTCGGCTCAATCAAAAAGCCGATACTCTATCTAAGCGCGACGAAGCTCGAGGATTATCTGGACGGGTTTGAAATTTTGGGCGAAGTGACTGGCAAACAGGAGCGTGCGGCGCAACTCATAGGCTACGCGAAAGAGTCGCTAAATTTGACCGCGCAGATTGAGGAGTACATTAAGAAAAACAACCTGCAAAAGGTAAAAATCTACTACGCGCAGGGCGGCGACGGGCTAGCCACCGAGTGTGAGGGCTCCTGGCACGCTACGCTCATCGAGCGAGCCGGCGCGCAGAACGTGCATAAGTGTAGCGAAGATCCAAACGCCAAATCCTTCGGGCGCGTTAAAATCAGCTTCGAACAGCTCGTTAAATACGACCCCGACGTCATCCTCGTCTACGAGAAAGAGCTGTTTGATAAAATTTACGGCGATCCGAAGTGGCGATTGCTCGGCGCGGTGAAAAACAAAAAAGCCTACTACATCCCGCGTGAGCCCTTTTCGTGGTTCGATCGTCCGCCTTCGTTTATGAGGTTTTTGGGGCTAAAATGGCTGATAAATTTAACCTACCCCGATGCGTTTAAATTTGACATGGTTGCCGAAACGCGCGAGTTTTACAAGCTATTTTTGGACCTTGAGCTCACGGGCGAGCAAATTTATAAAATTTTGGGATGCACCGAGTGA
- a CDS encoding ABC transporter ATP-binding protein: MRKNLIEVRNLRFAYRDKPVLKGISFDVATGDTLSILGANGSGKSTLLRIMLGFLKFEGEVLIAGKSVRDYSKKGLASLVAYVPQTHAPSYDYSVFDVALMGALCRTPLFSSFSAADKKLAEQALEKMGIVHLKNAPYTRVSGGERQLAYIARTLVQGAKVIFMDEPTNGLDFGNQIKLLEMIKALGDEGYTFVQTTHYPRHAKFVSNLTLFIKDGEILAFGRSEQLINAENIDKIYGINYERYEDRL; encoded by the coding sequence ATGCGAAAAAATTTGATAGAAGTGCGAAATTTGCGCTTTGCTTACCGTGACAAGCCCGTGCTAAAGGGCATCAGCTTCGACGTCGCGACGGGCGATACGCTAAGCATTCTAGGCGCCAACGGCAGCGGCAAAAGCACCCTGCTACGCATAATGCTCGGATTTTTAAAATTTGAGGGCGAGGTGCTAATCGCAGGCAAAAGCGTGCGCGACTACAGCAAAAAGGGGCTCGCCTCCCTCGTCGCCTACGTGCCGCAAACGCACGCGCCCTCATATGACTACAGCGTCTTTGATGTCGCTCTGATGGGCGCGCTGTGCAGGACGCCGCTGTTTTCTAGCTTTAGCGCGGCGGATAAAAAGCTAGCCGAGCAGGCGCTGGAAAAGATGGGCATCGTGCATCTAAAAAACGCGCCCTACACGAGGGTTAGCGGCGGCGAGCGGCAGCTAGCATACATCGCGCGCACGCTGGTTCAGGGCGCGAAAGTGATCTTTATGGACGAGCCTACAAACGGGCTGGATTTTGGCAATCAAATCAAACTGCTCGAGATGATAAAAGCTCTAGGCGACGAGGGTTATACCTTCGTGCAGACGACGCACTACCCGCGGCATGCGAAGTTCGTTTCAAATTTGACGCTGTTTATAAAGGATGGCGAAATTTTAGCCTTCGGGCGCAGCGAGCAGCTCATAAATGCCGAAAATATAGATAAAATATACGGCATAAACTACGAAAGATACGAGGATAGATTATGA